A portion of the Propionispora hippei DSM 15287 genome contains these proteins:
- a CDS encoding CDGSH iron-sulfur domain-containing protein: MEKPVISQKSPLPVEVKQGQTYYWCACGKSSNQPFCNGSHKGTSFQPLAFTAEKDQTVYLCACKQTKKSPYCDGTHTTL, encoded by the coding sequence ATGGAAAAACCGGTAATCAGCCAAAAATCTCCGCTTCCGGTGGAAGTCAAGCAAGGGCAAACCTATTATTGGTGTGCTTGTGGAAAGAGTTCAAATCAGCCTTTTTGTAACGGCTCGCACAAAGGTACTTCCTTCCAACCCTTAGCATTTACCGCCGAAAAAGATCAAACAGTCTATTTGTGCGCCTGTAAACAAACGAAGAAATCACCTTATTGTGACGGCACCCACACAACTTTGTAG